In the genome of Ctenopharyngodon idella isolate HZGC_01 chromosome 19, HZGC01, whole genome shotgun sequence, one region contains:
- the snapin gene encoding SNARE-associated protein Snapin isoform X1, with amino-acid sequence MYCRCFNIYIIICVKGAVTAVSNQSSVKMAALAVVETPSGKDALAEGLLDLLRPAVQQLDLHVHSVRESQVELREHIDNLASELCRINEHQKVALDLDPYVKKLLNARRRVVLVNNILQNAQERLRRLNHNVAKETARRKTMLEASGAFTPRSPSKP; translated from the exons ATGTACTGTcgctgttttaatatatatatcataatatgTGTAAAAGGCGCAGTGACTGCTGTATCAAATCAAAGCTCAGTAAAGATGGCAGCGTTAGCAGTGGTGGAAACCCCATCTGGGAAAGATGCTCTCGCGGAGGGTTTGCTGGACCTCTTGAGACCCGCGGTACAGCAACTCGACTTACATGTGCACTCAGTCAG AGAAAGCCAGGTGGAACTTAGGGAACACATTGATAATTTGGCATCTG AGTTGTGTAGGATCAACGAACACCAGAAGGTGGCACTAGACTTAGACCCATATGTTAAAAAACTTCTTAATGCCAGGAGAAGAGTGGTGCTTGTCAATAACATACTCCAGAATGCACAG GAACGTTTGCGGAGGTTGAACCATAATGTTGCTAAGGAGACGGCACGCAGGAAGACCATGCTTGAGGCATCTGGAGCATTTACCCCACGCTCTCCTAGCAAACCATGA
- the snapin gene encoding SNARE-associated protein Snapin isoform X2: MAALAVVETPSGKDALAEGLLDLLRPAVQQLDLHVHSVRESQVELREHIDNLASELCRINEHQKVALDLDPYVKKLLNARRRVVLVNNILQNAQERLRRLNHNVAKETARRKTMLEASGAFTPRSPSKP, translated from the exons ATGGCAGCGTTAGCAGTGGTGGAAACCCCATCTGGGAAAGATGCTCTCGCGGAGGGTTTGCTGGACCTCTTGAGACCCGCGGTACAGCAACTCGACTTACATGTGCACTCAGTCAG AGAAAGCCAGGTGGAACTTAGGGAACACATTGATAATTTGGCATCTG AGTTGTGTAGGATCAACGAACACCAGAAGGTGGCACTAGACTTAGACCCATATGTTAAAAAACTTCTTAATGCCAGGAGAAGAGTGGTGCTTGTCAATAACATACTCCAGAATGCACAG GAACGTTTGCGGAGGTTGAACCATAATGTTGCTAAGGAGACGGCACGCAGGAAGACCATGCTTGAGGCATCTGGAGCATTTACCCCACGCTCTCCTAGCAAACCATGA